TATCATTGTTCGCTGTTTTCCCCGGGACGAAAATCTTGACGTGATGGATATGTACTTAACGAATGGCGGACGAGCGATTCCCAAATTTGTCGTATACGATTCAGAAATGAAGGAATTAGCGCAGTGGGGTGCCCGCCCGGCTGGCGCACAGGCGATAATGCTGGCGGCAAAGGCGGAAGGGGATACGGTAAAAGAATATTGGCCAAAGGTGGTCGCTTGGTATCAAGTGAATCACCCCGCCGAAACCTATCGGGAATGGGAAGAGCTCTTTCGCAGGTTACCGCAATGAACGAAGAGATTCAAAAGCCACGTGAACTCAAGGAAATGACAAAAACACCTGAAACTTGGGCGACGAAAGAAGAATTATCGTTTTTAATCGCCGGTCAAAC
The genomic region above belongs to bacterium and contains:
- a CDS encoding thioredoxin family protein, producing the protein IIVRCFPRDENLDVMDMYLTNGGRAIPKFVVYDSEMKELAQWGARPAGAQAIMLAAKAEGDTVKEYWPKVVAWYQVNHPAETYREWEELFRRLPQ